Proteins co-encoded in one Myotis daubentonii chromosome 8, mMyoDau2.1, whole genome shotgun sequence genomic window:
- the LOC132239607 gene encoding LOW QUALITY PROTEIN: large ribosomal subunit protein uL4-like (The sequence of the model RefSeq protein was modified relative to this genomic sequence to represent the inferred CDS: inserted 1 base in 1 codon): protein MACARPLISVYSEKGETSGKNVTLPAVFKAPIRPDIVNFVHTNLHKNNRQPYAVNELAGHQTSAESWGTGRAVARIPRVRGGGTHCSGQGAFGNMCRGGRMFAPTKTWRRWHRKVITTQKRYAICSALAAXALPALVMSKGHRIEEVPELPLVVEDKVEGYKKTKEAVLLLKKLKAWNDIKKVYASQQMRAGKGKMRNCRRIQRRGPCIIYNEDNVIIKAFRNIPGITLLNVSKLNILKLAPGGHVGRFCIWTESAFRKLDELYGTWHRAASRKSNYNLPMHKMLNTDLSRILKSPQIQRALRAPRKKIRRRVLKKDPLKSLRITLELNPYAKTMRWNTILHQAKNHKLQVDKTAAALEAKSDEKGVPGKKPVVGKKGKKAVGLKKQKPLVGKKAAATKKPAAEKKPAEKKPNTEEKKPVA, encoded by the exons ATGGCGTGTGCTCGTCCACTGATATCTGTGTACTCTGAAAAGGGGGAAACATCTGGCAAAAATGTCACTTTGCCTGCTGTGTTCAAGGCTCCCATTCGACCAGATATTGTGAATTTTGTTCACACCAACTTGCACAAAAACAACAGACAGCCCTATGCTGTCAATGAATTGGCAGGTCATCAAACCAGTGCCGAGTCCTGGGGTACTGGCAGAGCTGTGGCTCGAATTCCCAGAGTCCGAGGTGGTGGAACTCATTGTTCTGGCCAGGGTGCTTTTGGAAATATGTGTCGTGGGGGCCGCATGTTTGCACCAACCAAAACCTGGCGCCGTTGGCACCGCAAAGTAATCACAACACAGAAACGATATGCCATCTGCTCTGCCCTTGCTG CAGCCTTACCAGCACTGGTCATGTCTAAAGGTCACCGTATTGAGGAAGTTCCTGAACTTCCTTTGGTGGTTGAAGATAAAGTTGAAGGCTACAAGAAAACCAAGGAGGCTGTTTTGCTTCTTAAGAAACTTAAGGCCTGGAATGATATAAAAAAGGTCTATGCCTCTCAGCAAATGAGGGCTGGCAAGGGCAAAATGAGAAACTGTCGTCGTATCCAGCGCAGGGGACCTTGTATCATCTATAATGAGGACAACGTTATCATCAAAGCCTTTAGAAACATCCCTGGAATTACTCTGCTTAATGTAAGCAAACTGAACATTTTGAAACTTGCACCTGGAGGGCATGTGGGCCGTTTCTGCATTTGGACTGAAAGTGCTTTCCGCAAGTTAGATGAGCTGTATGGCACTTGGCATAGAGCTGCCTCCCGCAAGAGTAACTACAACCTTCCCATGCACAAGATGCTCAATACAGACCTTAGCAGAATCTTGAAAAGCCCACAGATCCAAAGAGCCCTCCGAGCACCACGCAAGAAGATTCGCCGCAGAGTCCTGAAGAAGGATCCACTGAAAAGCCTGAGAATCACGTTGGAGCTAAACCCATATGCAAAGACCATGCGCTGGAACACCATTCTTCATCAGGCCAAGAACCACAAGCTTCAGGTGGATAAAACAGCAGCAGCACTAGAAGCCAAATCAGATGAGAAGGGGGTTCCAGGCAAGAAGCCTGTGgtagggaagaaaggaaagaaggctgTTGGCCTTAAGAAGCAGAAGCCTTTGGTGGGGAAAAAGGCTGCAGCTACCAAGAAACCAGCAGCTGAGAAGAAGCCCGCAGAAAAGAAACCCAACACAGAAGAAAAGAAGCCTGTGGCATAA